In the Arthrobacter sp. 31Y genome, one interval contains:
- a CDS encoding sensor histidine kinase — MEGSELWTILAWVLFWAVLIGATTWVLLRLLRRASVLAQICLIVVATVAVLVAGMVSAFNAMFISARDLEVMWYILATASAVAVGLSLMLGAGVSRNAAHLVDAARRLGRGETLEHTGAEGRGSAPAMTSELAELAQELEASSRSLAESRRREAAIETARRELVSWISHDLRTPLASMRAMTEALEDGMASDVQGYYRKIIGQTEQMTAMVNDLLELSKIQAGTLRLRAEPLDLYDLVSDAISDLAPLAAKRGIRLDGGGDRECMAVADGPSLARAVRNILLNAIIYSRPDSEVHISVGRDGVGGDGAGLSGGNAVIAVEDRCGGIPEEDLPHLFETGWQKDPARRTTEELHGSYSGAGIGLSMVAGIVKAHGGWVSVDNVDGGCRFALSLPAGAHSPESLMTSGTSMTATHQPINSDNHPGGIS; from the coding sequence ATGGAAGGCAGTGAGCTGTGGACCATCCTGGCGTGGGTCTTGTTCTGGGCGGTTCTCATCGGGGCCACCACCTGGGTGCTGCTCAGGCTGCTTCGCCGGGCTTCGGTACTCGCCCAGATCTGTTTGATAGTGGTGGCCACGGTAGCCGTGCTGGTGGCAGGAATGGTCAGTGCTTTCAACGCGATGTTCATTTCCGCGAGGGACCTCGAAGTCATGTGGTACATCTTGGCCACTGCCTCGGCTGTGGCCGTGGGGCTGTCCCTGATGCTCGGTGCCGGCGTCTCCCGGAACGCGGCCCACCTGGTTGACGCGGCCCGCCGCCTTGGGCGTGGCGAAACCTTGGAACACACCGGCGCAGAGGGCCGGGGGAGCGCTCCCGCCATGACGTCCGAACTCGCTGAACTTGCCCAGGAACTTGAGGCCAGCAGCCGCAGCCTGGCCGAATCGCGTCGCCGTGAAGCCGCCATTGAGACGGCCCGTCGCGAGCTTGTGTCGTGGATATCCCATGACCTCCGGACACCTTTGGCCAGCATGCGCGCCATGACCGAAGCACTTGAAGACGGAATGGCATCAGATGTGCAGGGTTACTACCGGAAGATCATCGGGCAGACAGAGCAGATGACGGCCATGGTCAACGACCTCCTGGAACTGTCCAAGATCCAGGCCGGCACTCTCCGCCTGCGGGCTGAACCGCTGGACCTCTATGACCTCGTCAGCGACGCGATATCCGACCTGGCGCCGTTGGCGGCCAAACGTGGCATCAGGCTCGACGGCGGCGGGGACCGGGAGTGCATGGCAGTCGCCGACGGGCCCAGCCTCGCCAGGGCCGTGCGGAACATACTGCTCAACGCCATCATCTACAGCAGGCCGGACAGTGAGGTCCACATCAGCGTGGGACGGGACGGCGTTGGAGGGGACGGCGCCGGACTCTCCGGGGGAAACGCCGTGATCGCCGTGGAAGATCGCTGCGGCGGCATCCCCGAAGAAGACCTGCCGCACTTGTTTGAAACGGGCTGGCAGAAAGACCCCGCCCGCCGCACCACCGAAGAACTGCACGGCAGCTACAGCGGTGCCGGCATCGGCCTCAGCATGGTGGCAGGCATCGTCAAGGCGCACGGGGGTTGGGTGAGCGTGGACAACGTCGACGGCGGGTGCCGCTTTGCGCTGTCACTTCCGGCCGGGGCGCACTCGCCGGAGTCATTGATGACCTCGGGGACATCAATGACCGCTACCCATCAACCCATCAACAGTGACAACCACCCTGGAGGTATCTCATGA
- a CDS encoding molybdopterin-dependent oxidoreductase: MSTLAPDTTQHRRIMGKPALWAAAAGVAAGAAGIAAGELTAGLLSPLVSPVTALGGAVIDAVPPGVKDLAVQLFGTADKIVLVACIVGVAGILAALAGLLERRRPGWGLALAGLAGAAGLTAVVTRAQASPQAALAPIVAAVVTMMLLRMLVRRLATWAPSQEAQGPEQAPLARRSFLNALAGTSLAAVVAGTVTTVLTRATAVASGFRGSMTLPEPATPAQTIPAGASLSVDGISPLVTPNTDFYRIDTALTVPAIDPPAWKLRVTGMVEREVEIDFATLLAKPMTERHITIACVSNNVGGDLIGNALWLGWPVRELLAMAGPKAGADMVLSTSNDGWTASTPLEALTDDRDALLAVGMNGEPLPLEHGFPVRMIVPGLYGFVSATKWLTELKVTRFADDTAYWTPRGWSDHGPIKTQSRIDVPRSGRTVQSGKVQFGGVAWAQHRGIKRVELRVNRGPWQQATLAGAISTDTWYQWQLGIDLTPGDYEVQVRGTDSTGVPQTEDKAPVAPDGATGYHTINVKVS, encoded by the coding sequence ATGAGTACGCTCGCGCCCGATACAACCCAGCATCGGCGCATCATGGGCAAGCCTGCGCTGTGGGCGGCAGCCGCCGGCGTGGCAGCAGGCGCTGCCGGGATCGCCGCAGGTGAACTGACAGCCGGTCTCCTGAGCCCGCTGGTTTCGCCCGTGACGGCCCTTGGCGGCGCGGTGATCGACGCTGTGCCTCCGGGAGTCAAGGATCTCGCGGTGCAGTTATTCGGCACCGCTGACAAGATCGTGCTGGTGGCCTGCATTGTGGGCGTCGCAGGAATTCTGGCAGCACTCGCTGGTCTCCTGGAACGCCGCCGGCCCGGTTGGGGCCTGGCACTGGCTGGACTGGCTGGCGCCGCTGGACTGACCGCCGTCGTGACCCGCGCCCAAGCCAGTCCCCAAGCAGCCCTTGCACCGATCGTCGCCGCGGTTGTGACCATGATGCTGCTGCGAATGCTCGTGCGACGACTCGCAACCTGGGCTCCGTCGCAAGAAGCCCAAGGGCCTGAGCAGGCGCCGCTGGCCCGGCGAAGCTTCCTGAACGCCTTGGCCGGGACCTCGCTTGCCGCCGTCGTGGCCGGAACGGTGACCACTGTCCTCACCAGGGCCACAGCGGTTGCCTCCGGTTTCCGTGGCTCAATGACGCTCCCGGAACCCGCCACGCCGGCGCAAACCATCCCGGCAGGGGCATCCCTGTCCGTGGACGGCATCAGTCCTCTGGTGACCCCGAATACGGACTTCTACAGAATAGATACCGCTTTGACGGTCCCCGCCATCGATCCTCCCGCCTGGAAACTGAGGGTCACCGGCATGGTGGAACGCGAGGTGGAAATCGACTTTGCCACCCTCCTGGCCAAGCCCATGACCGAACGCCACATCACCATCGCCTGTGTGTCCAACAACGTAGGTGGCGACCTCATTGGCAACGCCCTTTGGCTGGGGTGGCCGGTCCGCGAACTGCTGGCCATGGCAGGGCCCAAAGCCGGCGCGGATATGGTCCTGTCCACTAGTAATGACGGCTGGACGGCCAGCACTCCTTTGGAGGCCCTCACCGATGACCGCGACGCGCTCCTGGCCGTCGGCATGAACGGTGAGCCGCTCCCGCTCGAACACGGATTCCCTGTGCGGATGATTGTGCCGGGACTCTACGGCTTCGTCTCAGCCACTAAATGGTTGACGGAACTGAAAGTCACACGCTTCGCCGACGACACCGCGTACTGGACGCCCCGGGGCTGGAGTGATCACGGACCCATCAAGACGCAGTCGCGCATCGACGTTCCCCGAAGTGGCCGGACAGTCCAATCCGGCAAGGTGCAATTCGGCGGTGTGGCTTGGGCTCAGCACAGGGGCATCAAGCGCGTGGAGCTCCGTGTCAATCGCGGACCATGGCAGCAGGCGACGCTGGCCGGTGCGATCTCCACCGATACCTGGTATCAGTGGCAGTTGGGTATCGACCTCACACCAGGCGACTACGAAGTGCAGGTCCGGGGCACCGACTCCACCGGTGTTCCACAGACCGAAGACAAGGCACCGGTAGCTCCGGACGGGGCCACGGGCTATCACACCATCAACGTCAAAGTGAGCTGA
- a CDS encoding molybdopterin molybdotransferase MoeA: MSVPKSVAAHRQAVVELLTGVLAGKGNITLPLLEALGKALAVDVYAPLSLPPFANSQMDGFAVRSADIPDGGAELRVAAPVPAGAAPAALKPGFAAPIMTGAMIPEGADAVVPIEKATPNTFPGPAAEDAVVELPPVAPGTYVRDSGSDIGKGTLALAAGTRMGPAQLGLLAALGLTTVEVRQPCRVLLVTTGDEVVEPGSELTSGKIFDSNGTLLEASMRQAGLEVVRTGISDDEPAKLLAVLRHHTGPGDSRVDLIVTTGGVSKGAYEVVRQAMADQPVDFLPVAMQPGGPQGLGSFEGVPFLGFPGNPVSCLVSFEMFLRPALSLVLGTPAPRQVLRARLAQQLTSPEGKHQVRRGTLDADGTVRMEGGAGSHLVHSLAKANALVQIPGDVTELAEGDEVEVWML, translated from the coding sequence TTGTCCGTGCCCAAATCTGTTGCAGCCCACCGCCAGGCAGTGGTGGAACTGCTGACCGGCGTCCTTGCGGGCAAGGGCAACATCACGCTGCCTTTGCTGGAAGCACTGGGTAAGGCGCTCGCCGTGGACGTCTACGCGCCACTTTCCTTGCCGCCGTTCGCCAACTCCCAAATGGACGGATTTGCCGTCCGCTCAGCAGATATTCCCGACGGCGGTGCGGAGCTCCGGGTCGCGGCGCCGGTTCCGGCAGGTGCCGCGCCGGCAGCACTTAAGCCCGGCTTCGCCGCCCCCATTATGACCGGGGCCATGATCCCCGAGGGGGCTGACGCCGTCGTGCCCATTGAAAAGGCCACACCGAACACCTTCCCGGGCCCGGCTGCGGAAGATGCTGTTGTGGAACTGCCTCCGGTGGCTCCCGGCACTTATGTCCGGGACAGCGGCAGTGACATCGGGAAGGGTACCTTGGCGCTGGCCGCCGGTACCCGGATGGGGCCCGCACAACTGGGCTTGTTGGCCGCCTTGGGCCTGACAACCGTCGAAGTCCGCCAACCCTGCCGCGTCCTTCTGGTCACTACCGGCGATGAGGTGGTGGAACCGGGGTCTGAACTCACGTCCGGCAAGATCTTCGACTCCAACGGAACATTGCTCGAAGCGTCCATGCGACAGGCAGGCCTGGAGGTGGTTCGCACCGGGATTTCCGACGACGAGCCCGCAAAGCTGCTGGCAGTCCTCCGCCACCACACCGGACCGGGGGACAGCCGCGTGGATCTCATCGTCACTACCGGGGGAGTGAGCAAGGGCGCCTACGAAGTAGTCCGGCAAGCCATGGCTGATCAACCGGTGGATTTCCTCCCGGTGGCCATGCAGCCGGGAGGACCCCAGGGATTGGGTAGCTTTGAGGGTGTTCCCTTCCTCGGCTTTCCGGGAAACCCTGTCAGCTGCCTGGTCTCCTTCGAGATGTTTCTCCGGCCCGCCCTTTCGCTGGTACTGGGAACTCCGGCGCCGCGACAGGTGCTCAGGGCACGCCTTGCCCAACAGCTGACTTCCCCGGAAGGCAAGCACCAGGTCCGTCGGGGGACCTTGGACGCGGATGGAACGGTCCGGATGGAGGGTGGGGCAGGTTCGCACCTGGTCCACTCCTTGGCAAAGGCCAACGCACTGGTACAGATTCCGGGCGACGTCACGGAACTCGCCGAAGGGGACGAAGTGGAAGTATGGATGCTGTGA
- the moaC gene encoding cyclic pyranopterin monophosphate synthase MoaC produces MDAVNETSGTTEPATGLTHLRQDGTAQMVDVSQKAVTTRVATATATVRSTPTVLALLGAGELPKGDALAVARVAGIMAAKKTSDLIPLCHPLPISKVTVDFELGADSVGILATVKTKGVTGVEMEALTAASVAALSVYDMIKAVDKHAVLSDIRVLAKSGGKSGDWDVSAPSPAAEAGA; encoded by the coding sequence ATGGATGCTGTGAATGAAACCTCCGGGACCACAGAACCCGCTACTGGCTTGACCCACCTCAGGCAGGACGGCACCGCGCAGATGGTGGACGTCTCTCAAAAGGCCGTCACTACACGTGTTGCGACTGCCACGGCCACTGTCCGCAGCACGCCCACAGTACTGGCCCTGCTGGGCGCCGGCGAGCTGCCCAAGGGCGACGCCCTCGCCGTAGCGCGCGTCGCAGGGATCATGGCGGCAAAGAAGACCTCCGATCTGATTCCGTTGTGTCATCCGTTGCCGATCTCCAAGGTCACCGTGGACTTTGAGCTGGGCGCCGACTCGGTTGGCATCCTGGCGACTGTAAAGACCAAAGGCGTGACCGGCGTCGAAATGGAAGCCCTGACGGCGGCTTCGGTTGCCGCCTTGAGCGTCTACGACATGATCAAGGCCGTGGACAAGCATGCAGTGCTGAGCGATATCCGTGTGCTGGCCAAGAGCGGTGGAAAAAGCGGCGACTGGGACGTCTCCGCGCCATCACCTGCCGCGGAGGCGGGCGCGTGA
- a CDS encoding MogA/MoaB family molybdenum cofactor biosynthesis protein — MSACEPNAPRKAGVVIASTRAAAGVYADETGPIILDWLNEHGFNTFPAMVVPDGEPVGAALRALLTQEPAVVITSGGTGLSPDDRTPEMTLPLLEREIPGIMEGIRRAGAAKTPMAMLSRGHAGAAGKTFIINLPGSPKGVMDGLAVLDPLIGHLCEQLEGNHGH; from the coding sequence GTGAGTGCGTGCGAGCCGAACGCGCCAAGGAAGGCCGGCGTCGTGATCGCATCCACCCGCGCAGCTGCAGGAGTTTACGCCGACGAGACGGGTCCGATCATCCTCGACTGGCTCAATGAACACGGCTTCAACACGTTCCCCGCCATGGTGGTGCCGGACGGTGAGCCTGTTGGCGCTGCCCTGAGGGCACTCCTGACACAGGAACCCGCCGTGGTGATCACCAGCGGAGGAACGGGCCTTAGCCCGGATGACCGCACGCCCGAAATGACCCTGCCGCTCCTCGAACGCGAGATCCCGGGCATCATGGAGGGCATTCGGCGCGCCGGCGCTGCCAAAACCCCCATGGCCATGCTGAGCCGTGGCCACGCCGGGGCGGCTGGCAAGACGTTCATCATCAACCTGCCCGGATCCCCGAAAGGCGTCATGGACGGGTTGGCTGTCCTGGACCCTTTGATCGGGCATCTCTGTGAGCAATTGGAAGGAAACCATGGGCACTGA
- a CDS encoding molybdenum cofactor biosynthesis protein MoaE, with the protein MGTETNFEVISAVLSAEPISVDQAINAVESETAGAVVSFSGVVRNHDGGKAVDRLSYSAHPTAHQVMSDVVAQLVAEHSGEAAQPVRIWAAHRIGMLEIGDPALVCAVAAAHRGQAFAVCAELVDRVKEQVPIWKEQFFTDGTVEWVGAGE; encoded by the coding sequence ATGGGCACTGAAACAAACTTTGAAGTGATCAGCGCTGTTCTGAGCGCCGAGCCCATTTCCGTGGACCAAGCCATCAACGCGGTCGAATCGGAGACTGCGGGTGCGGTTGTCAGCTTCAGCGGCGTCGTCCGGAATCACGACGGCGGCAAGGCCGTAGACCGGCTGAGCTACAGTGCGCATCCCACCGCGCACCAGGTGATGTCAGACGTCGTGGCGCAGCTGGTGGCCGAACACTCCGGAGAAGCTGCCCAACCTGTGAGGATCTGGGCAGCGCACAGGATCGGCATGCTGGAGATCGGGGACCCTGCACTGGTATGCGCGGTGGCTGCTGCCCACCGCGGCCAGGCGTTCGCTGTGTGCGCCGAGCTTGTGGACCGGGTCAAAGAGCAGGTCCCCATTTGGAAGGAACAGTTCTTCACGGACGGCACCGTGGAATGGGTCGGAGCAGGGGAGTAG
- the dapB gene encoding 4-hydroxy-tetrahydrodipicolinate reductase, whose protein sequence is MTEQLAVAVLGAHGRMGMEAVKAVDAAEDMKLVAALGRGDSLEKLLDAGAQYVVDLTVPDTTETNVRFVVEHGIHAVVGTTGWNAQRLESLRDLLEQNPATGVLIAPNFALGSVLASAFAAKASQYFESVEIIELHHPNKVDAPSGTAVRTAQLIAEARQDAGVPASPDATETSLDGARGCDVDGVRVHSVRLRGLVAHQEVLFGGPGEQLTLRHDSFDRASFMPGVLLGLRKVAANPGLTVGLDGYLDLGL, encoded by the coding sequence ATGACCGAACAACTTGCTGTTGCAGTGCTGGGCGCCCACGGGCGTATGGGAATGGAAGCCGTTAAGGCTGTTGACGCAGCGGAAGACATGAAGCTGGTGGCCGCTTTGGGCCGCGGCGATTCCTTGGAGAAACTGCTCGACGCCGGTGCACAGTACGTTGTTGACCTGACCGTTCCGGACACCACCGAGACCAACGTCCGGTTCGTCGTCGAGCACGGCATCCATGCAGTGGTAGGTACCACTGGCTGGAATGCCCAACGCCTTGAATCCTTGCGTGACCTCCTGGAACAGAATCCGGCCACTGGTGTCCTGATAGCCCCGAACTTCGCCCTTGGTTCGGTGCTCGCGTCCGCCTTCGCGGCGAAGGCCTCGCAATACTTCGAGTCCGTGGAAATCATCGAATTGCACCACCCCAACAAGGTGGATGCTCCCTCCGGTACCGCTGTCCGCACAGCGCAGCTGATCGCTGAAGCCCGTCAGGACGCCGGAGTCCCGGCAAGCCCGGACGCCACTGAAACATCCTTGGACGGTGCCCGCGGCTGCGACGTGGACGGTGTCCGTGTCCACAGCGTCCGCCTCCGTGGCCTGGTGGCCCACCAGGAAGTGCTTTTCGGTGGTCCCGGCGAGCAGCTGACGTTGCGGCACGACTCCTTCGATCGCGCATCCTTCATGCCAGGTGTCCTGCTGGGGCTTCGTAAAGTTGCAGCCAACCCCGGCCTCACCGTGGGCTTGGACGGCTACCTGGACTTGGGGCTCTAA
- a CDS encoding tetratricopeptide repeat protein: MGNFWTSFKRNRTKIWVGAITLLLVLYLVVSVQRSFLLLGDPNLVAKGIGAAYLVLPVVGAWALIRELLFGARTEQMAKVLEAEGGLPVDDLPRTPGGRIVRAAADAEFEKYRVEAEAAPGDWRSWFRLSCAYDASGDRKRARAAMRDAVKLFRSQPTVAGR, encoded by the coding sequence ATGGGTAATTTTTGGACGTCATTTAAGAGAAACCGCACAAAAATCTGGGTAGGTGCCATCACCCTGCTGTTGGTGCTCTACCTGGTGGTTTCCGTACAGCGCTCGTTCCTTTTGCTCGGCGACCCCAACCTGGTTGCCAAGGGGATCGGGGCGGCCTATTTGGTCCTGCCAGTGGTTGGAGCGTGGGCGCTCATCCGTGAGCTGCTCTTTGGCGCCCGGACCGAGCAAATGGCCAAGGTCCTTGAGGCCGAGGGCGGGTTGCCGGTGGATGACCTTCCGCGCACTCCGGGCGGCCGCATTGTCCGCGCGGCCGCTGACGCCGAGTTTGAGAAGTACCGCGTTGAGGCCGAGGCCGCTCCCGGGGATTGGCGTTCCTGGTTCCGCCTGAGCTGCGCTTATGATGCCTCAGGGGATCGCAAACGTGCCCGCGCTGCCATGCGTGACGCCGTGAAACTCTTCCGTTCTCAGCCCACAGTTGCAGGCCGGTGA
- a CDS encoding heparan-alpha-glucosaminide N-acetyltransferase domain-containing protein, translating into MTSQETAPPRKVPGKGTVSSRLTGIDAARGAALLGMMATHLMPTFGPSPQWDPTFVGLVFSGRSAALFAVLAGIGLALSTGKQEPRSGPDLWASRRGVAMRALVIAVVGLMLGGLDVNVAIILVHYAVLFLCILPFLGLRLKALCFWALGWVLLSPLLAYLVRPLLLDATPPLQLSHNPNWEDLGTPARLLGDLFFTGYYPVFQWISYLLIGLVIGRLALTTAKVQLLLVTCGIAVAGLAKVVGILAMEVWGGRTALSVLPGTRGYPLESMLQVNVTGLEQTGSWWWLATAAPHAGTTLDLLHSGGVAAAVVGLFLLLGTLAERIKVNFLVLLSGPGAMTLSLYSAHVWMVSGFTNQPLPSGWTDEGMYWAQALTAVAIGVLFTVLRRRGPLEWAAHAASSLGSHRPATVG; encoded by the coding sequence ATGACTTCGCAAGAGACGGCGCCTCCGCGGAAAGTCCCCGGCAAAGGCACGGTCTCCTCGCGGCTCACTGGAATCGATGCTGCCAGGGGTGCGGCATTACTGGGGATGATGGCTACGCACTTGATGCCCACGTTCGGACCTTCCCCGCAGTGGGATCCAACGTTTGTAGGGTTGGTCTTCTCAGGCCGTTCCGCAGCCCTCTTCGCGGTGCTGGCCGGCATCGGATTGGCGCTCAGCACAGGCAAGCAGGAGCCCCGCAGCGGCCCGGACCTGTGGGCTTCCCGGCGCGGAGTTGCCATGCGCGCCCTGGTGATTGCCGTCGTCGGACTGATGTTGGGAGGCCTTGACGTCAACGTCGCCATCATCCTGGTTCACTACGCAGTCCTGTTCCTGTGCATCCTGCCGTTCCTTGGCCTCCGGCTCAAGGCACTCTGCTTCTGGGCACTCGGATGGGTACTGCTATCCCCGCTGCTGGCATATCTTGTCCGCCCCCTCCTGTTGGACGCCACCCCTCCCCTGCAGTTGAGCCACAATCCCAACTGGGAGGATCTGGGGACCCCGGCACGGCTCCTGGGAGACCTCTTCTTTACCGGCTACTACCCCGTCTTCCAGTGGATCTCGTATCTGCTGATCGGGCTGGTCATCGGCCGGTTGGCGTTGACGACGGCGAAAGTTCAGTTGCTGCTGGTGACGTGCGGGATTGCCGTAGCCGGCCTGGCAAAAGTCGTCGGGATCCTGGCTATGGAGGTGTGGGGCGGACGGACTGCACTCTCAGTCCTCCCGGGCACCAGGGGGTATCCGTTGGAAAGCATGCTTCAGGTGAACGTCACCGGCCTGGAACAGACGGGCTCCTGGTGGTGGTTGGCCACGGCAGCCCCGCATGCCGGGACCACCCTGGACCTGCTCCACAGCGGCGGCGTTGCTGCGGCGGTAGTGGGTTTGTTCTTGCTGCTTGGCACCCTGGCGGAGCGGATCAAGGTCAACTTCCTGGTGCTGTTGAGCGGCCCGGGTGCCATGACCTTAAGCCTCTACTCCGCCCACGTCTGGATGGTGTCCGGCTTCACCAACCAACCTTTGCCTTCGGGCTGGACTGACGAAGGCATGTATTGGGCCCAAGCACTCACTGCAGTTGCCATAGGAGTCCTTTTCACAGTGCTCCGGCGCCGGGGACCACTGGAATGGGCAGCCCACGCTGCATCAAGCCTGGGTAGTCACCGGCCTGCAACTGTGGGCTGA
- a CDS encoding GDSL-type esterase/lipase family protein, giving the protein MESVNAQWAGAFEVVHDSDGWQQFRRLDPALFMPPATDGLEERARMCAGIHATWTATSGHMVIEAEGPEDGSPFDVLVNGVLRHRVPGAGRVSHDLDLGDMPPHSRVQVWLPHYGFLKVLEVSLKGQDVKVAAETGKRWIAYGSSITQCRTAHGPSEAWPALVARELGWRLQSLGFGGECQLDPAAESTISQLPADVISLCLGINSYNVAAFSGRTFASQVLGFVSNVRRAHPGVPIAVISPVLSVPREDVPNSAGWTLADYRKAVADVVRTVRERGDANVHLLDGASVFAPEEAVALMPDTLHPNNEGYRLMAERLGPRLAAVATG; this is encoded by the coding sequence ATGGAATCTGTGAACGCCCAGTGGGCCGGAGCTTTCGAGGTCGTCCACGACTCCGATGGATGGCAACAGTTCAGACGCCTTGATCCGGCACTGTTCATGCCTCCAGCCACAGATGGGCTGGAAGAACGTGCCAGGATGTGCGCCGGAATCCACGCGACGTGGACGGCGACATCGGGGCATATGGTGATTGAAGCCGAAGGCCCGGAGGATGGATCTCCCTTCGACGTCCTGGTAAACGGAGTCCTTCGGCATCGCGTCCCTGGGGCTGGACGTGTCAGTCATGACCTTGACCTTGGTGATATGCCGCCGCACTCCAGAGTCCAGGTGTGGCTGCCGCACTATGGTTTCCTGAAGGTGCTGGAGGTTTCCCTGAAAGGCCAGGACGTGAAGGTTGCCGCGGAAACGGGTAAGAGATGGATCGCCTACGGAAGTTCCATCACCCAATGCCGGACAGCACATGGTCCCTCCGAGGCGTGGCCGGCGTTGGTGGCCAGGGAACTCGGCTGGCGATTGCAGTCCTTGGGCTTCGGGGGCGAATGCCAGCTGGACCCTGCAGCCGAGAGCACGATCTCCCAACTTCCGGCAGATGTTATTTCCCTGTGCTTGGGCATCAACAGTTACAACGTGGCCGCCTTCTCGGGAAGGACGTTCGCAAGCCAGGTCCTGGGGTTTGTCAGCAATGTTCGTCGGGCGCACCCGGGCGTGCCCATTGCGGTCATTTCTCCTGTGTTGTCGGTTCCCCGTGAAGATGTGCCCAACTCTGCAGGCTGGACGCTGGCTGACTACAGGAAAGCAGTAGCCGACGTCGTCCGGACGGTCCGAGAACGCGGGGATGCAAACGTTCACCTGCTCGACGGTGCCAGCGTCTTCGCGCCGGAGGAAGCCGTTGCTTTGATGCCCGATACGTTGCATCCCAACAACGAGGGCTACCGGTTGATGGCTGAGAGGCTGGGGCCGCGCCTGGCCGCGGTAGCCACCGGCTGA
- a CDS encoding carbon-nitrogen hydrolase family protein — MTHASQTAQSRRLHPQAGEETRTPARLLTAVVQYEALPADGEGEAVAANVATHVGFVERARAEGARFVLFPEFSLTGYELDALAAAASPSHPGPWLTDHDARLQPLQEACIRTGTTVVVGAPWREPDLTPRLASLVIGPDGTIRPVFKTHLHGAEGKLFVAGAGPGVITVDGWRIALAVCADAAHPSHAAAAADAQADVYAVSALYTHGEELRLGLHMGARSMDHRLFGLLANLGGETPLGTSCGLSGAWGPDGASMVQVKGVGTEIVMAELELSRLNHYR; from the coding sequence GTGACCCACGCATCGCAAACGGCTCAGAGCCGCCGCCTCCATCCACAAGCAGGCGAAGAAACGCGGACCCCCGCGAGATTGCTGACCGCCGTCGTGCAGTATGAAGCACTCCCTGCTGACGGAGAGGGGGAGGCCGTTGCTGCAAACGTCGCAACCCACGTCGGGTTTGTGGAACGTGCCCGGGCGGAAGGGGCACGCTTCGTGCTGTTTCCCGAGTTCTCACTGACGGGCTATGAACTGGATGCGCTCGCCGCAGCCGCATCGCCAAGTCATCCAGGTCCTTGGCTGACTGACCATGATGCGAGGTTGCAGCCCCTTCAGGAAGCTTGCATCCGAACCGGAACAACTGTTGTTGTCGGGGCGCCATGGCGGGAGCCGGATCTGACGCCCCGGTTGGCTTCGCTCGTCATCGGGCCTGACGGGACAATTCGGCCCGTTTTCAAGACCCATCTGCACGGAGCGGAAGGCAAACTGTTCGTCGCTGGCGCAGGGCCCGGAGTGATCACTGTGGACGGATGGCGGATCGCGCTCGCAGTCTGCGCTGACGCTGCGCATCCCTCACACGCTGCGGCCGCGGCGGACGCCCAAGCGGACGTATACGCAGTTTCCGCTCTGTACACGCATGGTGAGGAACTTCGCCTTGGTCTGCATATGGGTGCCCGGTCAATGGACCACAGGCTGTTCGGGCTCTTGGCAAACCTGGGTGGAGAAACCCCGTTGGGCACCTCGTGCGGGCTCAGCGGCGCGTGGGGCCCTGATGGCGCGTCGATGGTCCAGGTGAAAGGCGTCGGAACGGAAATTGTCATGGCAGAGTTGGAGCTGTCACGCCTCAATCACTACAGGTAA